A single genomic interval of Oryctolagus cuniculus chromosome 19, mOryCun1.1, whole genome shotgun sequence harbors:
- the LOC103348612 gene encoding transport and Golgi organization protein 1 homolog isoform X3 gives MKVWRWVFWLPVLGLPSHTAQNLPQNFPGHFQLSTDFWGIFRKLIIIATVVAISAFAIFFWTTVLVIKQPVYQVNLQEISEKINNVTKENAELIQQISVLEEKITESKKRLQETKRQKKVVSDESIKLKAFEKGKSTENLKEVISMNNLGISESEDENDGVKDLQLRALRANIWMLEESKKNLEQSCNTLKSMKAAKEAEIKLMDVNMESFHEIYKLKVAAATKKMAGKQECMEKEMKLSEKEENLKRAEEEIENYVRRLQEMQAQQQREKETFRQEIAVHKQKTHDIELRAQALERELMAQKRETAHLQHRLEIMQAEESRRQKPVSGGPGWENPPRRDSRSCAGHMKNQGSSPAEDTRKEQLRDRAAEAAGSARQCSKGSACHTDNSGEAWEVQGCESTHRRWKGSGPAWRAWEPTVWDTSGRLNTPALEHEVSMAAGGPPPFPRPPYMPYHMGGYKESFMGYPPPPPPWWIPRPRPAPLSPEFGEPLWNWNRKFSYPEQAVPVSPKAT, from the exons ATGAAGGTATGGAGGTGGGTCTTCTGGCTCCCTGTGCTGGGGTTGCCCAGTCACACAGCACAGAAT CTACCTCAGAACTTTCCTGGCCATTTTCAGCTCAGTACTGATTTTTGGGGGATTTTTCGGAAGCTTATCATTATTGCTACAGTCGTGGCTATTTCGGCATTTGCCATTTTCTTCTGGACAACTGTTCTTGTT ATAAAACAGCCAGTTTATCAAG TTAATTTGCAGGAAATTTCTGAGAAGATCAATAATGTCACGAAAGAAAATGCAGAACTTATTCAACAAATTTCTGTTTTGGAAGAGAAG atCACTGAGTCGAAAAAACGTCTTCAGGagactaaaagacaaaaaaaggtgGTCTCTGATGAATCAATAAAACTTAAG gcatttgaaaaaGGGAAATCTACTGAAAACTTGAAAGAAGTTATTTCAATGAACAACTTGGGAATTTCAGAG TCGGAAGATGAAAATGATGGAGTCAAGGATTTACAACTGAGAGCCTTGAGGGCCAATATATGGATGCTGGAAG AAAGTAAAAAGAACCTGGAACAAAGCTGTAATACCTTGAAGTCCatgaaagcagcaaaggaagctgaaatcaaacTGATGGATGTGAATATGGAGAGTTTTCATGAAATCTACaaactgaaggtggcagctgctACAAA GAAGATGGCAGGGAAACAAGAGTGCATGGAAAAGGAGATGAAGCtgtcagagaaagaggagaatttGAAACGGGCTGAAGAAGAAATTGAGAACTATGT GAGAAGACTGCAAGAAATGCAGGCTCAGCAGCAGCGAGAAAAGGAGACCTTCAGACAGGAG ATTGCTGTTCATAAACAAAAGACTCATGACATTGAG CTCAGGGCTCAAGCTCTGGAGAGGGAGTTGATGGCACAGAAGAGGGAGACTGCCCACTTGCAACACAG ATTGGAAATAATGCAGGCAGAGgaatccaggaggcagaagccGGTGTCAGGGGGACCTGGCTGGGAGAACCCTCCACGGAGAG ATTCCAGAAGTTGTGCAGGTCACATGAAGAACCAAGGCTCATCCCCTGCTGAGGACACCAGGAAGGAACAG ctgcgggaccgagccgcggaagccgcagggtctgcgcgccagtgctcgaaggggagtgcgtgccacacagacaacagcggggaggcttgggaagtccagggttgtgagtccacacatcggcgctggaaggggagcggacctgcgtggagagcgtgggagcccacagtttgggacaccagcggcagactcaacacaccagcgctggaacacgag GTCAGCATGGCTGCAGGAGGACCTCCTCCTTTCCCAAGACCGCCCTACATGCCCTACCACATGGGGGGCTACAAAGAATCCTTCATGGGCTATCCGCCACCTCCTCCACCCTGGTGGATTCCAAGACCTCGGCCAGCACCTCTGTCTCCAGAATTTG GAGAGCCATTGTGGAATTGGAATAGGAAATTCAGCTATCCGGAACAGGCTGTGCCTGTGAGTCCAAAAGCCACCTGA
- the LOC103348612 gene encoding transport and Golgi organization protein 1 homolog isoform X5 produces MKVWRWVFWLPVLGLPSHTAQNIKQPVYQVNLQEISEKINNVTKENAELIQQISVLEEKITESKKRLQETKRQKKVVSDESIKLKAFEKGKSTENLKEVISMNNLGISESEDENDGVKDLQLRALRANIWMLEESKKNLEQSCNTLKSMKAAKEAEIKLMDVNMESFHEIYKLKVAAATKKMAGKQECMEKEMKLSEKEENLKRAEEEIENYVRRLQEMQAQQQREKETFRQEIAVHKQKTHDIELRAQALERELMAQKRETAHLQHRLEIMQAEESRRQKPVSGGPGWENPPRRDSRSCAGHMKNQGSSPAEDTRKEQLRDRAAEAAGSARQCSKGSACHTDNSGEAWEVQGCESTHRRWKGSGPAWRAWEPTVWDTSGRLNTPALEHEVSMAAGGPPPFPRPPYMPYHMGGYKESFMGYPPPPPPWWIPRPRPAPLSPEFGEPLWNWNRKFSYPEQAVPVSPKAT; encoded by the exons ATGAAGGTATGGAGGTGGGTCTTCTGGCTCCCTGTGCTGGGGTTGCCCAGTCACACAGCACAGAAT ATAAAACAGCCAGTTTATCAAG TTAATTTGCAGGAAATTTCTGAGAAGATCAATAATGTCACGAAAGAAAATGCAGAACTTATTCAACAAATTTCTGTTTTGGAAGAGAAG atCACTGAGTCGAAAAAACGTCTTCAGGagactaaaagacaaaaaaaggtgGTCTCTGATGAATCAATAAAACTTAAG gcatttgaaaaaGGGAAATCTACTGAAAACTTGAAAGAAGTTATTTCAATGAACAACTTGGGAATTTCAGAG TCGGAAGATGAAAATGATGGAGTCAAGGATTTACAACTGAGAGCCTTGAGGGCCAATATATGGATGCTGGAAG AAAGTAAAAAGAACCTGGAACAAAGCTGTAATACCTTGAAGTCCatgaaagcagcaaaggaagctgaaatcaaacTGATGGATGTGAATATGGAGAGTTTTCATGAAATCTACaaactgaaggtggcagctgctACAAA GAAGATGGCAGGGAAACAAGAGTGCATGGAAAAGGAGATGAAGCtgtcagagaaagaggagaatttGAAACGGGCTGAAGAAGAAATTGAGAACTATGT GAGAAGACTGCAAGAAATGCAGGCTCAGCAGCAGCGAGAAAAGGAGACCTTCAGACAGGAG ATTGCTGTTCATAAACAAAAGACTCATGACATTGAG CTCAGGGCTCAAGCTCTGGAGAGGGAGTTGATGGCACAGAAGAGGGAGACTGCCCACTTGCAACACAG ATTGGAAATAATGCAGGCAGAGgaatccaggaggcagaagccGGTGTCAGGGGGACCTGGCTGGGAGAACCCTCCACGGAGAG ATTCCAGAAGTTGTGCAGGTCACATGAAGAACCAAGGCTCATCCCCTGCTGAGGACACCAGGAAGGAACAG ctgcgggaccgagccgcggaagccgcagggtctgcgcgccagtgctcgaaggggagtgcgtgccacacagacaacagcggggaggcttgggaagtccagggttgtgagtccacacatcggcgctggaaggggagcggacctgcgtggagagcgtgggagcccacagtttgggacaccagcggcagactcaacacaccagcgctggaacacgag GTCAGCATGGCTGCAGGAGGACCTCCTCCTTTCCCAAGACCGCCCTACATGCCCTACCACATGGGGGGCTACAAAGAATCCTTCATGGGCTATCCGCCACCTCCTCCACCCTGGTGGATTCCAAGACCTCGGCCAGCACCTCTGTCTCCAGAATTTG GAGAGCCATTGTGGAATTGGAATAGGAAATTCAGCTATCCGGAACAGGCTGTGCCTGTGAGTCCAAAAGCCACCTGA
- the LOC103348612 gene encoding transport and Golgi organization protein 1 homolog isoform X1 has protein sequence MIGQPRLIPGILRGVNGEAQEPPAPPTRQGSPWDHPSTQASPSPASPELVYVAVRYSTKDLRALPQNFPGHFQLSTDFWGIFRKLIIIATVVAISAFAIFFWTTVLVIKQPVYQVNLQEISEKINNVTKENAELIQQISVLEEKITESKKRLQETKRQKKVVSDESIKLKAFEKGKSTENLKEVISMNNLGISESEDENDGVKDLQLRALRANIWMLEESKKNLEQSCNTLKSMKAAKEAEIKLMDVNMESFHEIYKLKVAAATKKMAGKQECMEKEMKLSEKEENLKRAEEEIENYVRRLQEMQAQQQREKETFRQEIAVHKQKTHDIELRAQALERELMAQKRETAHLQHRLEIMQAEESRRQKPVSGGPGWENPPRRDSRSCAGHMKNQGSSPAEDTRKEQLRDRAAEAAGSARQCSKGSACHTDNSGEAWEVQGCESTHRRWKGSGPAWRAWEPTVWDTSGRLNTPALEHEVSMAAGGPPPFPRPPYMPYHMGGYKESFMGYPPPPPPWWIPRPRPAPLSPEFGEPLWNWNRKFSYPEQAVPVSPKAT, from the exons ATGATAGGCCAGCCGCGATTGATTCCCGGAATCCTCAGAGGTGTCAACGGAGAAGCCCAAGAGCCGCCGGCTCCTCCTACCCGCCAAG GCTCACCATGGGATCATCCCTCCACACAAGCTTCACCATCGCCAGCCTCACCAGAGCTAGTCTATGTGGCTGTCCGATATTCAACTAAGGATCTCCGAGCT CTACCTCAGAACTTTCCTGGCCATTTTCAGCTCAGTACTGATTTTTGGGGGATTTTTCGGAAGCTTATCATTATTGCTACAGTCGTGGCTATTTCGGCATTTGCCATTTTCTTCTGGACAACTGTTCTTGTT ATAAAACAGCCAGTTTATCAAG TTAATTTGCAGGAAATTTCTGAGAAGATCAATAATGTCACGAAAGAAAATGCAGAACTTATTCAACAAATTTCTGTTTTGGAAGAGAAG atCACTGAGTCGAAAAAACGTCTTCAGGagactaaaagacaaaaaaaggtgGTCTCTGATGAATCAATAAAACTTAAG gcatttgaaaaaGGGAAATCTACTGAAAACTTGAAAGAAGTTATTTCAATGAACAACTTGGGAATTTCAGAG TCGGAAGATGAAAATGATGGAGTCAAGGATTTACAACTGAGAGCCTTGAGGGCCAATATATGGATGCTGGAAG AAAGTAAAAAGAACCTGGAACAAAGCTGTAATACCTTGAAGTCCatgaaagcagcaaaggaagctgaaatcaaacTGATGGATGTGAATATGGAGAGTTTTCATGAAATCTACaaactgaaggtggcagctgctACAAA GAAGATGGCAGGGAAACAAGAGTGCATGGAAAAGGAGATGAAGCtgtcagagaaagaggagaatttGAAACGGGCTGAAGAAGAAATTGAGAACTATGT GAGAAGACTGCAAGAAATGCAGGCTCAGCAGCAGCGAGAAAAGGAGACCTTCAGACAGGAG ATTGCTGTTCATAAACAAAAGACTCATGACATTGAG CTCAGGGCTCAAGCTCTGGAGAGGGAGTTGATGGCACAGAAGAGGGAGACTGCCCACTTGCAACACAG ATTGGAAATAATGCAGGCAGAGgaatccaggaggcagaagccGGTGTCAGGGGGACCTGGCTGGGAGAACCCTCCACGGAGAG ATTCCAGAAGTTGTGCAGGTCACATGAAGAACCAAGGCTCATCCCCTGCTGAGGACACCAGGAAGGAACAG ctgcgggaccgagccgcggaagccgcagggtctgcgcgccagtgctcgaaggggagtgcgtgccacacagacaacagcggggaggcttgggaagtccagggttgtgagtccacacatcggcgctggaaggggagcggacctgcgtggagagcgtgggagcccacagtttgggacaccagcggcagactcaacacaccagcgctggaacacgag GTCAGCATGGCTGCAGGAGGACCTCCTCCTTTCCCAAGACCGCCCTACATGCCCTACCACATGGGGGGCTACAAAGAATCCTTCATGGGCTATCCGCCACCTCCTCCACCCTGGTGGATTCCAAGACCTCGGCCAGCACCTCTGTCTCCAGAATTTG GAGAGCCATTGTGGAATTGGAATAGGAAATTCAGCTATCCGGAACAGGCTGTGCCTGTGAGTCCAAAAGCCACCTGA
- the LOC103348612 gene encoding transport and Golgi organization protein 1 homolog isoform X6 — MEVGLLAPCAGVAQSHSTEFNLQEISEKINNVTKENAELIQQISVLEEKITESKKRLQETKRQKKVVSDESIKLKAFEKGKSTENLKEVISMNNLGISESEDENDGVKDLQLRALRANIWMLEESKKNLEQSCNTLKSMKAAKEAEIKLMDVNMESFHEIYKLKVAAATKKMAGKQECMEKEMKLSEKEENLKRAEEEIENYVRRLQEMQAQQQREKETFRQEIAVHKQKTHDIELRAQALERELMAQKRETAHLQHRLEIMQAEESRRQKPVSGGPGWENPPRRDSRSCAGHMKNQGSSPAEDTRKEQLRDRAAEAAGSARQCSKGSACHTDNSGEAWEVQGCESTHRRWKGSGPAWRAWEPTVWDTSGRLNTPALEHEVSMAAGGPPPFPRPPYMPYHMGGYKESFMGYPPPPPPWWIPRPRPAPLSPEFGEPLWNWNRKFSYPEQAVPVSPKAT, encoded by the exons ATGGAGGTGGGTCTTCTGGCTCCCTGTGCTGGGGTTGCCCAGTCACACAGCACAGAAT TTAATTTGCAGGAAATTTCTGAGAAGATCAATAATGTCACGAAAGAAAATGCAGAACTTATTCAACAAATTTCTGTTTTGGAAGAGAAG atCACTGAGTCGAAAAAACGTCTTCAGGagactaaaagacaaaaaaaggtgGTCTCTGATGAATCAATAAAACTTAAG gcatttgaaaaaGGGAAATCTACTGAAAACTTGAAAGAAGTTATTTCAATGAACAACTTGGGAATTTCAGAG TCGGAAGATGAAAATGATGGAGTCAAGGATTTACAACTGAGAGCCTTGAGGGCCAATATATGGATGCTGGAAG AAAGTAAAAAGAACCTGGAACAAAGCTGTAATACCTTGAAGTCCatgaaagcagcaaaggaagctgaaatcaaacTGATGGATGTGAATATGGAGAGTTTTCATGAAATCTACaaactgaaggtggcagctgctACAAA GAAGATGGCAGGGAAACAAGAGTGCATGGAAAAGGAGATGAAGCtgtcagagaaagaggagaatttGAAACGGGCTGAAGAAGAAATTGAGAACTATGT GAGAAGACTGCAAGAAATGCAGGCTCAGCAGCAGCGAGAAAAGGAGACCTTCAGACAGGAG ATTGCTGTTCATAAACAAAAGACTCATGACATTGAG CTCAGGGCTCAAGCTCTGGAGAGGGAGTTGATGGCACAGAAGAGGGAGACTGCCCACTTGCAACACAG ATTGGAAATAATGCAGGCAGAGgaatccaggaggcagaagccGGTGTCAGGGGGACCTGGCTGGGAGAACCCTCCACGGAGAG ATTCCAGAAGTTGTGCAGGTCACATGAAGAACCAAGGCTCATCCCCTGCTGAGGACACCAGGAAGGAACAG ctgcgggaccgagccgcggaagccgcagggtctgcgcgccagtgctcgaaggggagtgcgtgccacacagacaacagcggggaggcttgggaagtccagggttgtgagtccacacatcggcgctggaaggggagcggacctgcgtggagagcgtgggagcccacagtttgggacaccagcggcagactcaacacaccagcgctggaacacgag GTCAGCATGGCTGCAGGAGGACCTCCTCCTTTCCCAAGACCGCCCTACATGCCCTACCACATGGGGGGCTACAAAGAATCCTTCATGGGCTATCCGCCACCTCCTCCACCCTGGTGGATTCCAAGACCTCGGCCAGCACCTCTGTCTCCAGAATTTG GAGAGCCATTGTGGAATTGGAATAGGAAATTCAGCTATCCGGAACAGGCTGTGCCTGTGAGTCCAAAAGCCACCTGA
- the LOC103348612 gene encoding transport and Golgi organization protein 1 homolog isoform X4 yields the protein MQKICTLPQNFPGHFQLSTDFWGIFRKLIIIATVVAISAFAIFFWTTVLVIKQPVYQVNLQEISEKINNVTKENAELIQQISVLEEKITESKKRLQETKRQKKVVSDESIKLKAFEKGKSTENLKEVISMNNLGISESEDENDGVKDLQLRALRANIWMLEESKKNLEQSCNTLKSMKAAKEAEIKLMDVNMESFHEIYKLKVAAATKKMAGKQECMEKEMKLSEKEENLKRAEEEIENYVRRLQEMQAQQQREKETFRQEIAVHKQKTHDIELRAQALERELMAQKRETAHLQHRLEIMQAEESRRQKPVSGGPGWENPPRRDSRSCAGHMKNQGSSPAEDTRKEQLRDRAAEAAGSARQCSKGSACHTDNSGEAWEVQGCESTHRRWKGSGPAWRAWEPTVWDTSGRLNTPALEHEVSMAAGGPPPFPRPPYMPYHMGGYKESFMGYPPPPPPWWIPRPRPAPLSPEFGEPLWNWNRKFSYPEQAVPVSPKAT from the exons ATGCAGAAAATCTGCACA CTACCTCAGAACTTTCCTGGCCATTTTCAGCTCAGTACTGATTTTTGGGGGATTTTTCGGAAGCTTATCATTATTGCTACAGTCGTGGCTATTTCGGCATTTGCCATTTTCTTCTGGACAACTGTTCTTGTT ATAAAACAGCCAGTTTATCAAG TTAATTTGCAGGAAATTTCTGAGAAGATCAATAATGTCACGAAAGAAAATGCAGAACTTATTCAACAAATTTCTGTTTTGGAAGAGAAG atCACTGAGTCGAAAAAACGTCTTCAGGagactaaaagacaaaaaaaggtgGTCTCTGATGAATCAATAAAACTTAAG gcatttgaaaaaGGGAAATCTACTGAAAACTTGAAAGAAGTTATTTCAATGAACAACTTGGGAATTTCAGAG TCGGAAGATGAAAATGATGGAGTCAAGGATTTACAACTGAGAGCCTTGAGGGCCAATATATGGATGCTGGAAG AAAGTAAAAAGAACCTGGAACAAAGCTGTAATACCTTGAAGTCCatgaaagcagcaaaggaagctgaaatcaaacTGATGGATGTGAATATGGAGAGTTTTCATGAAATCTACaaactgaaggtggcagctgctACAAA GAAGATGGCAGGGAAACAAGAGTGCATGGAAAAGGAGATGAAGCtgtcagagaaagaggagaatttGAAACGGGCTGAAGAAGAAATTGAGAACTATGT GAGAAGACTGCAAGAAATGCAGGCTCAGCAGCAGCGAGAAAAGGAGACCTTCAGACAGGAG ATTGCTGTTCATAAACAAAAGACTCATGACATTGAG CTCAGGGCTCAAGCTCTGGAGAGGGAGTTGATGGCACAGAAGAGGGAGACTGCCCACTTGCAACACAG ATTGGAAATAATGCAGGCAGAGgaatccaggaggcagaagccGGTGTCAGGGGGACCTGGCTGGGAGAACCCTCCACGGAGAG ATTCCAGAAGTTGTGCAGGTCACATGAAGAACCAAGGCTCATCCCCTGCTGAGGACACCAGGAAGGAACAG ctgcgggaccgagccgcggaagccgcagggtctgcgcgccagtgctcgaaggggagtgcgtgccacacagacaacagcggggaggcttgggaagtccagggttgtgagtccacacatcggcgctggaaggggagcggacctgcgtggagagcgtgggagcccacagtttgggacaccagcggcagactcaacacaccagcgctggaacacgag GTCAGCATGGCTGCAGGAGGACCTCCTCCTTTCCCAAGACCGCCCTACATGCCCTACCACATGGGGGGCTACAAAGAATCCTTCATGGGCTATCCGCCACCTCCTCCACCCTGGTGGATTCCAAGACCTCGGCCAGCACCTCTGTCTCCAGAATTTG GAGAGCCATTGTGGAATTGGAATAGGAAATTCAGCTATCCGGAACAGGCTGTGCCTGTGAGTCCAAAAGCCACCTGA
- the LOC103348612 gene encoding transport and Golgi organization protein 1 homolog isoform X2 → MIGQPRLIPGILRGVNGEAQEPPAPPTRQGSPWDHPSTQASPSPASPELVYVAVRYSTKDLRALPQNFPGHFQLSTDFWGIFRKLIIIATVVAISAFAIFFWTTVLVIKQPVYQVNLQEISEKINNVTKENAELIQQISVLEEKAFEKGKSTENLKEVISMNNLGISESEDENDGVKDLQLRALRANIWMLEESKKNLEQSCNTLKSMKAAKEAEIKLMDVNMESFHEIYKLKVAAATKKMAGKQECMEKEMKLSEKEENLKRAEEEIENYVRRLQEMQAQQQREKETFRQEIAVHKQKTHDIELRAQALERELMAQKRETAHLQHRLEIMQAEESRRQKPVSGGPGWENPPRRDSRSCAGHMKNQGSSPAEDTRKEQLRDRAAEAAGSARQCSKGSACHTDNSGEAWEVQGCESTHRRWKGSGPAWRAWEPTVWDTSGRLNTPALEHEVSMAAGGPPPFPRPPYMPYHMGGYKESFMGYPPPPPPWWIPRPRPAPLSPEFGEPLWNWNRKFSYPEQAVPVSPKAT, encoded by the exons ATGATAGGCCAGCCGCGATTGATTCCCGGAATCCTCAGAGGTGTCAACGGAGAAGCCCAAGAGCCGCCGGCTCCTCCTACCCGCCAAG GCTCACCATGGGATCATCCCTCCACACAAGCTTCACCATCGCCAGCCTCACCAGAGCTAGTCTATGTGGCTGTCCGATATTCAACTAAGGATCTCCGAGCT CTACCTCAGAACTTTCCTGGCCATTTTCAGCTCAGTACTGATTTTTGGGGGATTTTTCGGAAGCTTATCATTATTGCTACAGTCGTGGCTATTTCGGCATTTGCCATTTTCTTCTGGACAACTGTTCTTGTT ATAAAACAGCCAGTTTATCAAG TTAATTTGCAGGAAATTTCTGAGAAGATCAATAATGTCACGAAAGAAAATGCAGAACTTATTCAACAAATTTCTGTTTTGGAAGAGAAG gcatttgaaaaaGGGAAATCTACTGAAAACTTGAAAGAAGTTATTTCAATGAACAACTTGGGAATTTCAGAG TCGGAAGATGAAAATGATGGAGTCAAGGATTTACAACTGAGAGCCTTGAGGGCCAATATATGGATGCTGGAAG AAAGTAAAAAGAACCTGGAACAAAGCTGTAATACCTTGAAGTCCatgaaagcagcaaaggaagctgaaatcaaacTGATGGATGTGAATATGGAGAGTTTTCATGAAATCTACaaactgaaggtggcagctgctACAAA GAAGATGGCAGGGAAACAAGAGTGCATGGAAAAGGAGATGAAGCtgtcagagaaagaggagaatttGAAACGGGCTGAAGAAGAAATTGAGAACTATGT GAGAAGACTGCAAGAAATGCAGGCTCAGCAGCAGCGAGAAAAGGAGACCTTCAGACAGGAG ATTGCTGTTCATAAACAAAAGACTCATGACATTGAG CTCAGGGCTCAAGCTCTGGAGAGGGAGTTGATGGCACAGAAGAGGGAGACTGCCCACTTGCAACACAG ATTGGAAATAATGCAGGCAGAGgaatccaggaggcagaagccGGTGTCAGGGGGACCTGGCTGGGAGAACCCTCCACGGAGAG ATTCCAGAAGTTGTGCAGGTCACATGAAGAACCAAGGCTCATCCCCTGCTGAGGACACCAGGAAGGAACAG ctgcgggaccgagccgcggaagccgcagggtctgcgcgccagtgctcgaaggggagtgcgtgccacacagacaacagcggggaggcttgggaagtccagggttgtgagtccacacatcggcgctggaaggggagcggacctgcgtggagagcgtgggagcccacagtttgggacaccagcggcagactcaacacaccagcgctggaacacgag GTCAGCATGGCTGCAGGAGGACCTCCTCCTTTCCCAAGACCGCCCTACATGCCCTACCACATGGGGGGCTACAAAGAATCCTTCATGGGCTATCCGCCACCTCCTCCACCCTGGTGGATTCCAAGACCTCGGCCAGCACCTCTGTCTCCAGAATTTG GAGAGCCATTGTGGAATTGGAATAGGAAATTCAGCTATCCGGAACAGGCTGTGCCTGTGAGTCCAAAAGCCACCTGA